One Phaseolus vulgaris cultivar G19833 chromosome 2, P. vulgaris v2.0, whole genome shotgun sequence DNA window includes the following coding sequences:
- the LOC137812800 gene encoding transcription factor MYB87-like gives MCVSQTKSNFSNLPTSQSQSILYYILLLHSPYSVLFFTFKSSVTSEPFALAMGRAPCCDKANVKRGPWSPEEDETLKNYLKKNGTGGNWITLPQKAGLKRCGKSCRLRWLNYLRPHIKHGGFTEEEDQVICTLYSTIGSRWSLIAAQLPGRTDNDVKNHWNTKLKKKFLVANTNATVKTVSPQFTTSTTPLSQVEDCVFDHKNSSESHVLSSEQTHIPVPSPLPLGSHLSGLGSTVPLSNEVSIFSNSTSLVKQENQTQWFSYHDNTEGENEALLLDFVYEDLLLSNGFVSQEKSSEIAPSFG, from the exons ATGTGTGTCAGTCAGACAAAGTCAAACTTTTCAAACCTTCCAACTTCCCAATCCCAAtccattttatattatatactaCTTCTCCACTCTCCATATTCAGTGTTGTTtttcacattcaaatcttctgTCACTTCAGAACCTTTTGCCTTGGCCATGGGAAGAGCTCCATGTTGTGACAAAGCTAACGTCAAAAGGGGTCCTTGGTCTCCTGAGGAAGATGAAACCCTCAAAAACTATCTCAAGAAAAATGGCACTGGTGGCAATTGGATAACTCTCCCGCAAAAAGCAG gCCTTAAGCGGTGTGGGAAGAGTTGTCGTCTGAGATGGCTGAACTATCTCAGGCCTCATATCAAGCATGGAGGTTTCACGGAGGAGGAAGACCAAGTTATCTGCACCCTTTATTCCACTATCGGAAGCAG GTGGTCCCTTATTGCGGCTCAGTTACCTGGGAGAACAGACAACGATGTGAAAAACCATTGGAACACTAAGTTAAAGAAAAAGTTTTTGGTAGCAAACACCAATGCCACTGTCAAAACTGTTTCTCCACAGTTCACAACTTCCACTACTCCTCTGTCTCAAGTTGAAGACTGTGTCTTTGATCATAAGAACTCATCTGAGTCTCATGTTTTGAGTTCGGAGCAGACACATATTCCAGTTCCTTCACCATTGCCTTTAGGGTCTCATCTCTCAGGTCTAGGCAGCACTGTACCACTATCCAATGaagtttcaattttttcaaaCTCAACATCCTTGGTGAAACAGGAAAACCAGACTCAATGGTTCAGCTATCATGACAACACTGAAGGTGAAAATGAAGCACTTTTGCTTGATTTTGTGTACGAAGATCTCTTGCTTAGTAATGGGTTTGTTTCTCAAGAAAAAAGCAGCGAAATTGCCCCATCATTTGGCTAA
- the LOC137812808 gene encoding zinc finger CCCH domain-containing protein 20-like, with translation MMLGETHRANPTVHVPPWPLIHESSPEMFSPYAANADYSPYSLQEALNALQHYDSTDAESDSDVPSLEPEVPVDAYSCDHFRMFEFKVRRCARGRSHDWTECPYAHPGEKARRRDPRKYHYSGTACPDFRKGSCKKGDACEYAHGVFECWLHPARYRTQPCKDGTSCRRRVCFFAHTPEQLRVLPQQSPRSADSYDGSPLRHAVESSKTVAPFVSSPGSVSPPVESPPMSPMTRSGSVCVNEMVASLRNLQLGKVKSLPSCWNVIGSPGFGSPRGPVIRPGFFSLPSTPTQAPVRGGVNYFDHWDQSCQEEPVMERVESGRNIRARMFEKLSKENVLDGSGSGEPVAPDVGWVSELVSR, from the coding sequence ATGATGTTGGGGGAGACCCACCGCGCaaatccaaccgtacacgtgccaccgtGGCCGCTCATCCACGAATCCTCACCGGAGATGTTTTCGCCGTACGCCGCCAATGCCGATTACTCTCCGTACTCTCTGCAAGAAGCGCTCAACGCGCTTCAGCACTACGACTCTACAGATGCCGAGTCAGACTCCGATGTTCCGTCTCTGGAACCGGAAGTCCCGGTtgacgcctattcctgcgatcATTTCCGCATGTTCGAGTTCAAGGTTCGGAGATGCGCACGTGGCAGGTCACATGACTGGACCGAGTGTCCGTACGCCCACCCCGGCGAAAAGGCTCGCCGCCGTGATCCCCGCAAGTATCACTACTCCGGCACGGCGTGCCCCGATTTTCGCAAGGGGAGTTGCAAGAAGGGTGACGCATGCGAGTACGCGCATGGGGTTTTCGAGTGCTGGCTCCACCCGGCTCGTTACCGTACTCAACCGTGCAAGGATGGCACCAGTTGCCGCCGGCGGGTGTGTTTCTTTGCCCACACGCCCGAGCAACTAAGGGTTCTGCCGCAGCAGAGTCCACGCAGTGCTGACTCGTACGACGGGTCTCCTTTAAGACACGCGGTCGAGTCCTCCAAGACGGTGGCGCCCTTCGTTTCTTCTCCCGGGTCGGTGTCGCCGCCGGTGGAGTCTCCGCCTATGTCGCCGATGACTCGTTCGGGGTCTGTGTGTGTTAACGAGATGGTTGCCTCGCTTAGAAACTTGCAACTGGGGAAGGTTAAGTCGTTGCCTTCTTGCTGGAATGTTATAGGGTCTCCCGGGTTCGGATCACCCAGAGGACCCGTGATCCGACCCGGATTCTTCAGTCTCCCTTCGACCCCAACGCAGGCTCCTGTTCGCGGCGGGGTGAACTACTTCGACCACTGGGATCAGAGTTGCCAGGAAGAGCCTGTGATGGAGAGGGTGGAGTCTGGAAGAAACATAAGAGCGAGGATGTTTGAGAAGTTGAGCAAAGAGAATGTTCTGGACGGGTCGGGCTCGGGGGAGCCCGTTGCTCCGGATGTCGGGTGGGTCTCGGAGCTGGTGAGTCGCTGA